AGGAGGAAGTTGCGTCGAGTCACCTGCTTCGCCTCCAGCTAATCAAGGTAAATCCTTACTGACTCACCATCTTCGGTATCGATGTTGACTAACTCGCCTTCGGCTCCTTCATAGATCATCTGAAATATTTCATCTAGATCAATTCCTTGGCTATCCAGTTCCTCTTTTGTCCGTTGTGGCATAAAAGACATCGCCATTTTGCACAGCGCCAGAGGAACGTTTACTTCTACCCGCTCATTTGAATCCGCCTCCTGAATCTCAATGCGAAGGAAACGTTTTGATCTACTACTCCTGAATATCGCTGGCGAGTTATCCCCTTCCTCCACGGTTCCCAGCAACTTATCGGCTTCATCAGCTGTAATCGTTCCGTTGGCGCACATTTCCAGGATCTTCCTTCTCTCTTCACCGGTCATCTTTGTAGTCTCCTTTTCTTAGCATTTCGATTCCGTCTTTGGCACTGATGGTACCTTTTTCAATTTCCTCTAATACGCCCATACGATCGACCCTGTTTTCGTCTTCCACAGCAAAACCCAAGGCCTCAATGACCGCATTTAGGCGATTTTTCACCGTCGGATAGGATATACCCAGTTCCTTTTCTACATCCTTGATACTACCTCGGCATTTGATAAAGGTAAGCACAAAATCTCGATCAGACTGTTCTAATCTACACAAGGGACAGACTTCAAATTGTCCTCCTATGTAGGTGTTACACTTCTTGCACTCTAACCGGGCAACTACAAGTTCGGAGTGGCATACAGGACAGCTACCCAAAAGTGGTTTCTTCACTATGTATACCTCCATTCCGCTAATAATCATTCGTATCCTGTCGGCCCGCATTAATATTATTAATCATTAGTTTGAGAAAGTCAAGGTCCAACTCAATTATTTTATTCTGCT
This is a stretch of genomic DNA from Limnochordia bacterium. It encodes these proteins:
- a CDS encoding DUF2089 domain-containing protein; protein product: MKKPLLGSCPVCHSELVVARLECKKCNTYIGGQFEVCPLCRLEQSDRDFVLTFIKCRGSIKDVEKELGISYPTVKNRLNAVIEALGFAVEDENRVDRMGVLEEIEKGTISAKDGIEMLRKGDYKDDR